In one window of Macadamia integrifolia cultivar HAES 741 chromosome 2, SCU_Mint_v3, whole genome shotgun sequence DNA:
- the LOC122061514 gene encoding ethylene-responsive transcription factor ERF017-like, with the protein MVKSSAPTEKTLAERSDSSSRYRGVRKRKWGKWVSEIRLPNTRERIWLGSYDTPEKAARAFDAALFCLRGLNAKFNFPDNPPQIPGAESLSPPQIQAAAARFANEPQEPHSHSLLSDNPSPSSTSDGAVPADSDVSIDWSFFDFVTTLGLGEGVLSDFAGFPGIQDFSTQYFPLPQPNTAFTVTDTTDAVDDDALTVNYGSGSHSRHSSFIWNF; encoded by the coding sequence ATGGTGAAATCTTCGGCCCCCACCGAGAAAACCTTAGCCGAGAGAAGCGATTCTTCTTCGCGTTACAGGGGAGTAAGAAAGAGGAAATGGGGGAAGTGGGTCTCGGAGATCAGGCTACCCAACACCAGAGAGCGAATATGGCTGGGCTCCTATGACACACCTGAGAAAGCCGCCAGGGCTTTCGATGCTGCGCTCTTCTGCTTGCGAGGTCTCAACGCCAAGTTCAATTTCCCCGACAACCCACCCCAGATCCCCGGTGCTGAGTCTCTCTCACCCCCTCAAATTCAAGCGGCTGCTGCCCGGTTCGCAAACGAGCCGCAAGAACCTCACTCTCACTCGTTACTATCTGACAATCCATCGCCGTCGTCAACGTCGGATGGTGCAGTACCAGCGGATAGCGACGTGTCCATAGACTGGTCCTTCTTCGATTTCGTGACGACGTTGGGATTGGGTGAAGGAGTATTGTCGGACTTTGCGGGGTTCCCTGGGATTCAGGATTTCTCCACCCAGTATTTTCCGCTGCCACAGCCCAATACTGCTTTTACAGTTACCGATACCACTGATGCTGTCGACGATGATGCGTTGACGGTGAACTATGGCTCTGGGTCCCATTCTCGTCATTCCTCCTTTATATGGAACTTCTAG